Proteins from a single region of Drosophila biarmipes strain raj3 chromosome 3R, RU_DBia_V1.1, whole genome shotgun sequence:
- the LOC108031480 gene encoding PH and SEC7 domain-containing protein isoform X6 has protein sequence MSEELKVVLRRSEQHSGFGFSLLGTTGPPHVIYDIVENSPAADCGAVEAGDVILKVNGTDVHRYTTKEVLKCLRLSEQLVTLELKRDPKLKARIKEQLANTQSPHYVDIESPNIYDYHSNSTNSSPNHRANAGGKGTATTTPSQSGLRYKSPTHLPSLRQNSSPLLASGSTTTTTTATHTHTHSRNSSASSTKIKVVETSITTSTTGIVGLASPTGSAGGGVGGEATSPTFRPSRIPQALTKCAVPKPVPVLHSPQNKRPRPSQIPTKAANGNGNGHTAQLPPQSLQHSNSYSGSPVTRQRFTDREQEREPEPNSAPPQPAKAPRFEAYMMTGDLILNLSRTPQTSNPLPAQAKKVDSLRDSPSRLVNARINGALAPRASGESSPTSSSSVDSPTNTSSDSVKREAKLLRKQQQQQQQQQPHQQQQQRDSINNSYNRKDSLTNDTLLMCEELEPDEEGEYVLEEDNKQQRQRQQQHRYRQQQNQQRYEYYQNEDELEEQEEVEEEREEDQTHYDITNIDTYQSGLGRGDEDDSDRQCLVDDDDDDDAYDDEENDAGDEDYSTNSLGSGSAKQRLRALKQRTATRQQQRNRDAVDCAGRSGSGSSSTTVKSEAGGLGLDETSFSVPTSPISLSTPLIDKETANSVPTSPEPSSLVPELSSGAGAGAVVVRRHNGHVVRKCDAAGFRTSKSEDHLQQIQREGIAAVIPIDIDEDVNSSLNTLLDTRQDSEDSQSMATVIVNNSSLASNNNEGEQNDNRSSSSSSSDNNNCGSGNTGEPATSATAAASATITTATAAATSTRTMNCSSKLNYILCKKASDRDRIVWTYNAPLQPHQLAALQRQQQLQEQQFQQQQQQLQQQHQQQHQQQQLQQQQQQQQQLYGGMVLSDPSDSDSTILVSDAAAQQRQQLKQQLRAQQQQQRDRERERDRDREQSEHKVVIQVRGLDSNSSGGGNGRSEEDVVTLTDEPLGTMNVGMRDASPPVSDDGSDVESLHSYHYSPKAVDMPSAIRLAKRLYSLDGFKKSDVSRHLSKNNDFSRAVADEYLKHFTFEKKSLDQALREFLQQFSLSGETQERERVLVHFSKRFLDCNPGTFNSQDAVHTLTCAIMLLNTDLHGQNMNRKMSCAEFVDNLADLNDGENFPKDVLKSLYQAIKTKPLEWALDEEAGDLQQQRANNSALGNVGQNPFLDPPELATAVEYKKGYVMRKCCYDSSFKKTPFGKRSWKMFYCTLRDLVLYLHKDEHGFRKSQMSDNLHNAIRIHHALATKANDYTKKQHVFRLQTADQAEYLFQTSDSKELQSWVETINYVCAAISAPPLEGGVGSQKRFQRPLLPSKQSKLLLKEQLDSHEVQLAQLDQELNEHKKGPIPSKGLALQNYKEKESYLQYELRRYRTYVSILSAKMLADQQQLELQAQQPAPGAHEEEADTFPVGTTACPPSTPQSINQKDLQKEQQQPTNRAPRISVSTNVGWRKLFWDSVCCGVLLCCWHYCAVITVIT, from the exons GTTGAGGCCGGGGATGTCATCCTCAAAGTCAACGGAACGGATGTCCATCGCTACACAACGAAGGAAG TTCTCAAATGCCTGCGCCTGTCGGAACAGCTGGTGACCTTGGAGCTGAAGCGAG ATCCCAAGCTCAAGGCGCGGATCAAAGAGCAGCTGGCCAACACGCAGAGTCCGCACTATGTGGACATTGAGTCGCCGAACATCTACGACTACCACAGCAACAGCACCAACTCCTCGCCGAATCACCGGGCCAACGCCGGCGGAAAGGGGACGGCGACGACCACGCCCTCCCAGAGCGGACTGCGCTACAAGTCGCCCACGCACTTGCCCTCGCTGCGCCAGAACTCGTCGCCCCTGCTGGCGAGTGGATCCACCACGACCACGACCACCgccacgcacacgcacacccaTAGTCGCAACTCCTCGGCGAGCTCCACCAAGATCAAGGTGGTGGAGACGAGCATCACCACCTCGACCACGGGTATTGTGGGTCTCGCGTCACCCACCGGCAGTGCTGGTGGTGGAGTTGGCGGGGAGGCCACCTCGCCGACCTTTCGTCCCTCACGCATTCCACAAGCGCTGACCAAATGTGCCGTACCCAAGCCAGTGCCCGTTCTCCATTCGCCACAGAATAAGCGGCCACGCCCCTCGCAGATTCCGACGAAGGCGGCGAACGGCAACGGTAACGGCCATACCGCCCAGCTGCCGCCACAGTCGCTGCAGCACTCGAACAGCTACAGCGGCAGTCCGGTGACCAGGCAGCGGTTCACGGACAGGGAGCAGGAGCGGGAGCCGGAACCCAACTCGGCGCCACCGCAGCCGGCGAAGGCGCCACGCTTTGAGGCTTATATGATGACCGGTGACCTGATCCTGAATCTGTCCCGGACACCGCAAACCAGCAATCCCCTGCCCGCCCAGGCCAAGAAG GTGGACAGCCTCCGGGATTCGCCCAGTCGCTTAGTTAACGCGCGGATCAATGGTGCATTAGCACCGCGTGCCTCCGGTGAATCCTCGCCcacttcctcctcctcggtgGACTCCCCCACCAACACTAGCTCGGATTCGGTGAAGCGCGAGGCGAAGCTGCTGcggaaacaacaacagcagcagcagcaacaacaacctcaccaacagcaacagcagcgggaCAGCATCAACAACAGCTACAATCGCAAGGATTCGCTGACCAACGACACGTTGCTAATGTGCGAGGAGCTGGAGCCGGACGAGGAGGGCGAGTATGTCCTGGAGGAGGACAACAAGCAGCAGCGACAACGCCAACAGCAGCACCGATACCGCCAGCAGCAAAACCAGCAACGCTACGAATACTACCAAAACGAGGacgagctggaggagcaggaggaggtggaggaggaACGCGAGGAGGATCAAACGCACTATGACATCACCAACATCGACACCTACCAGAGCGGTCTGGGCCGGGGAGACGAAGATGACAGCGATCGGCAGTGTCTGGTGgacgatgacgacgatgatgatgccTACGACGACGAGGAGAATGATGCCGGCGACGAGGACTACTCGACCAACTCGCTGGGCTCCGGTTCGGCCAAACAGAGATTGCGGGCGCTTAAGCAACGGACCGCAacccgccagcagcagcgaaatcGGGATGCCGTCGACTGCGCCGGACGCTCCGGATCGGGATCTTCGTCCACCACGGTCAAGAGCGAGGCTGGCGGCCTGGGCCTGGATGAAACCTCCTTCTCAGTGCCAACCTCTCCCATCTCGCTGTCAACGCCGCTGATCGACAAGGAGACGGCTAACTCGGTGCCCACCAGCCCGGAGCCCAGTTCGCTGGTCCCAGAGTTGAGCAGCGGGGCTGGCGCCGGAGCCGTCGTGGTGCGCCGACACAACGGGCATGTGGTGCGGAAGTGCGATGCCGCCGGTTTCCGCACCAGCAAGTCCGAGGACCATCTGCAGCAGATCCAGCGCGAGGGCATCGCCGCTGTGATACCCATCGACATCGATGAGGATGTGAATAGCTCGCTGAACACGCTGCTGGACACGCGTCAGGACTCCGAGGACTCGCAG TCGATGGCCACTGTAATTGTAAACAACTCGTCACTGGCCTCGAACAACAACGAGGGCGAGCAGAACGAcaaccgcagcagcagcagcagctccagcgaCAACAATAActgcggcagcggcaacaCCGGCGAACCAGCGACATccgcaactgcagcagcaagtGCAACAATCACGACTGCGACTGCAGCTGCAACATCAACGAGAACGATGAATTGCAGCAGCAAattaaactatattttatgcaaaaag GCTTCGGATCGCGACCGGATCGTGTGGACCTATAATGCCCCACTGCAGCCGCACCAACTGGCGGCCCTccagcgacagcagcaactgcaagaGCAGCAAttccaacagcaacagcagcaactccagcagcaacatcagcagcaacatcagcagcagcagctccagcagcagcaacagcagcagcagcaactctaCG GCGGCATGGTACTTAGCGATCCCAGTGACTCGGACTCGACCATCCTCGTCTCGGACGCGGCCGCccagcagcgccagcagctcaagcagcagctgcgcgcccagcagcaacagcagaggGACAGGGAGCGGGAgagggatcgggatcgggaacAGTCCGAGCACAAGGTGGTCATCCAAGTGCGGGGACTggacagcaacagcagcggtgGCGGCAACGGCCGATCCGAGGAGGATGTGGTCACGCTGACGGACGAGCCGCTGGGCACGATGAACGTCGGTATGCGGGACGCCTCGCCACCCGTTTCCGACGATGGCAGCGATGTGGAGTCGCTCCACTCTTATCACTACTCGCCCAAGGCCGTGGACATGCCCTCGGCCATTCGCCTGGCCAAAAGACTGTACTCTCTCGACGGTTTCAAGAAGAGTGATGTGTCGCGACACCTCAGCAAAAA CAACGACTTTAGTCGAGCGGTGGCCGATGAGTATCTCAAGCATTTCACCTTCGAGAAGAAGTCCCTGGACCAAGCGCTGCGTGAGTTCCTGCAGCAGTTCTCACTGTCCGGCGAAACGCAGGAACGGGAGCGGGTGCTGGTGCACTTTTCCAAGCGCTTCCTCGACTGCAATCCCGGCACCTTCAACTCGCAGGACGCTGTGCACACGCTGACCTGTGCCATAATGCTGCTGAACACGGATCTGCACGGCCAGAACATGAATCGCAAGATGAGCTGTGCGGAGTTCGTCGACAACCTGGCAGATCTCAACGATGGCGAGAACTTTCCCAAGGATGTGCTAAAGTCGCTTTACCAGGCCATTAAGACCAAGCCGCTGGAGTGGGCGCT AGACGAAGAGGCGGGAGATCTGCAGCAGCAAAGAGCCAACAATAGTGCCCTGGGGAATGTGGGACAGAATCCCTTCCTCGATCCCCCAGAATTGGCCACTGCTGTGGAGTACAAAAAAGGCTATGTGATGCGTAAATGCTGCTACGACAGCAGCTTTAAGAAAA CTCCCTTTGGAAAACGCTCTTGGAAGATGTTCTACTGCACGCTGCGTGATCTTGTGCTGTATTTGCATAAGGATGAGCACGGTTTTCGGAAAAGTCAA ATGTCCGACAATCTGCACAATGCAATACGCATACATCACGCACTGGCCACCAAGGCCAACGACTACACCAAGAAGCAACATGTGTTCCGTCTGCAGACGGCCGACCAGGCCGAATATCTGTTCCAGACCAGCGACTCCAAGGAGCTGCAGTCGTGGGTTGAGACGATCAATTATGTGTGCGCCGCGATATCAGCGCCTCCGCTCGAGGGAGGCGTGGGCAGCCAGAAGCGGTTCCAGCGGCCACTCCTGCCCAGCAAACAGTCCAAACTGTTGCTG AAGGAGCAGTTGGATTCGCACGAGGTGCAGTTGGCCCAGTTGGACCAGGAGCTCAACGAGCACAAGAAGGGTCCGATTCCCAGCAAGGGCTTGGCTTTGCAGAACTACAAGGAGAAGGAGAGCTACCTGCAGTACGAA CTGAGGCGCTACCGCACCTATGTGAGCATCCTGAGCGCCAAGATGCTAGCtgaccagcagcagctggagctgCAGGCCCAGCAGCCTGCTCCGGGGGCGCACGAGGAAGAGGCCGACACATTCCCAGTGGGCACCACCGCCTGCCCGCCATCCACGCCGCAAAGTATTAACCAGAAGGATCTGCAGAAGGAGCAGCAACAGCCAACGAACAG AGCTCCCAGGATCTCAGTGTCGACCAATGTGGGTTGGCGCAAGCTGTTCTGGGACTCCGTGTGCTGCGGTGTTTTGTTGTGTTGCTGGCATTACTGTGCTGTTATCACTGTTATCACCTAA
- the LOC108031480 gene encoding PH and SEC7 domain-containing protein isoform X4, giving the protein MSEELKVVLRRSEQHSGFGFSLLGTTGPPHVIYDIVENSPAADCGAVEAGDVILKVNGTDVHRYTTKEVLKCLRLSEQLVTLELKRDPKLKARIKEQLANTQSPHYVDIESPNIYDYHSNSTNSSPNHRANAGGKGTATTTPSQSGLRYKSPTHLPSLRQNSSPLLASGSTTTTTTATHTHTHSRNSSASSTKIKVVETSITTSTTGIVGLASPTGSAGGGVGGEATSPTFRPSRIPQALTKCAVPKPVPVLHSPQNKRPRPSQIPTKAANGNGNGHTAQLPPQSLQHSNSYSGSPVTRQRFTDREQEREPEPNSAPPQPAKAPRFEAYMMTGDLILNLSRTPQTSNPLPAQAKKVDSLRDSPSRLVNARINGALAPRASGESSPTSSSSVDSPTNTSSDSVKREAKLLRKQQQQQQQQQPHQQQQQRDSINNSYNRKDSLTNDTLLMCEELEPDEEGEYVLEEDNKQQRQRQQQHRYRQQQNQQRYEYYQNEDELEEQEEVEEEREEDQTHYDITNIDTYQSGLGRGDEDDSDRQCLVDDDDDDDAYDDEENDAGDEDYSTNSLGSGSAKQRLRALKQRTATRQQQRNRDAVDCAGRSGSGSSSTTVKSEAGGLGLDETSFSVPTSPISLSTPLIDKETANSVPTSPEPSSLVPELSSGAGAGAVVVRRHNGHVVRKCDAAGFRTSKSEDHLQQIQREGIAAVIPIDIDEDVNSSLNTLLDTRQDSEDSQASDRDRIVWTYNAPLQPHQLAALQRQQQLQEQQFQQQQQQLQQQHQQQHQQQQLQQQQQQQQQLYGQQSHSNSHSSSISSSPQHSAVGSPASPTSVSSSVMSSSGSKGALGLGSSSNGPMAAVQQQQQREQGGQVAHPPSGIPGLLSCPGGVPGNNGGGGGICGGGGNNDQSVSEAISNISSPDYQDDDNLLSSRDILGGMVLSDPSDSDSTILVSDAAAQQRQQLKQQLRAQQQQQRDRERERDRDREQSEHKVVIQVRGLDSNSSGGGNGRSEEDVVTLTDEPLGTMNVGMRDASPPVSDDGSDVESLHSYHYSPKAVDMPSAIRLAKRLYSLDGFKKSDVSRHLSKNNDFSRAVADEYLKHFTFEKKSLDQALREFLQQFSLSGETQERERVLVHFSKRFLDCNPGTFNSQDAVHTLTCAIMLLNTDLHGQNMNRKMSCAEFVDNLADLNDGENFPKDVLKSLYQAIKTKPLEWALDEEAGDLQQQRANNSALGNVGQNPFLDPPELATAVEYKKGYVMRKCCYDSSFKKTPFGKRSWKMFYCTLRDLVLYLHKDEHGFRKSQMSDNLHNAIRIHHALATKANDYTKKQHVFRLQTADQAEYLFQTSDSKELQSWVETINYVCAAISAPPLEGGVGSQKRFQRPLLPSKQSKLLLKEQLDSHEVQLAQLDQELNEHKKGPIPSKGLALQNYKEKESYLQYELRRYRTYVSILSAKMLADQQQLELQAQQPAPGAHEEEADTFPVGTTACPPSTPQSINQKDLQKEQQQPTNRAPRISVSTNVGWRKLFWDSVCCGVLLCCWHYCAVITVIT; this is encoded by the exons GTTGAGGCCGGGGATGTCATCCTCAAAGTCAACGGAACGGATGTCCATCGCTACACAACGAAGGAAG TTCTCAAATGCCTGCGCCTGTCGGAACAGCTGGTGACCTTGGAGCTGAAGCGAG ATCCCAAGCTCAAGGCGCGGATCAAAGAGCAGCTGGCCAACACGCAGAGTCCGCACTATGTGGACATTGAGTCGCCGAACATCTACGACTACCACAGCAACAGCACCAACTCCTCGCCGAATCACCGGGCCAACGCCGGCGGAAAGGGGACGGCGACGACCACGCCCTCCCAGAGCGGACTGCGCTACAAGTCGCCCACGCACTTGCCCTCGCTGCGCCAGAACTCGTCGCCCCTGCTGGCGAGTGGATCCACCACGACCACGACCACCgccacgcacacgcacacccaTAGTCGCAACTCCTCGGCGAGCTCCACCAAGATCAAGGTGGTGGAGACGAGCATCACCACCTCGACCACGGGTATTGTGGGTCTCGCGTCACCCACCGGCAGTGCTGGTGGTGGAGTTGGCGGGGAGGCCACCTCGCCGACCTTTCGTCCCTCACGCATTCCACAAGCGCTGACCAAATGTGCCGTACCCAAGCCAGTGCCCGTTCTCCATTCGCCACAGAATAAGCGGCCACGCCCCTCGCAGATTCCGACGAAGGCGGCGAACGGCAACGGTAACGGCCATACCGCCCAGCTGCCGCCACAGTCGCTGCAGCACTCGAACAGCTACAGCGGCAGTCCGGTGACCAGGCAGCGGTTCACGGACAGGGAGCAGGAGCGGGAGCCGGAACCCAACTCGGCGCCACCGCAGCCGGCGAAGGCGCCACGCTTTGAGGCTTATATGATGACCGGTGACCTGATCCTGAATCTGTCCCGGACACCGCAAACCAGCAATCCCCTGCCCGCCCAGGCCAAGAAG GTGGACAGCCTCCGGGATTCGCCCAGTCGCTTAGTTAACGCGCGGATCAATGGTGCATTAGCACCGCGTGCCTCCGGTGAATCCTCGCCcacttcctcctcctcggtgGACTCCCCCACCAACACTAGCTCGGATTCGGTGAAGCGCGAGGCGAAGCTGCTGcggaaacaacaacagcagcagcagcaacaacaacctcaccaacagcaacagcagcgggaCAGCATCAACAACAGCTACAATCGCAAGGATTCGCTGACCAACGACACGTTGCTAATGTGCGAGGAGCTGGAGCCGGACGAGGAGGGCGAGTATGTCCTGGAGGAGGACAACAAGCAGCAGCGACAACGCCAACAGCAGCACCGATACCGCCAGCAGCAAAACCAGCAACGCTACGAATACTACCAAAACGAGGacgagctggaggagcaggaggaggtggaggaggaACGCGAGGAGGATCAAACGCACTATGACATCACCAACATCGACACCTACCAGAGCGGTCTGGGCCGGGGAGACGAAGATGACAGCGATCGGCAGTGTCTGGTGgacgatgacgacgatgatgatgccTACGACGACGAGGAGAATGATGCCGGCGACGAGGACTACTCGACCAACTCGCTGGGCTCCGGTTCGGCCAAACAGAGATTGCGGGCGCTTAAGCAACGGACCGCAacccgccagcagcagcgaaatcGGGATGCCGTCGACTGCGCCGGACGCTCCGGATCGGGATCTTCGTCCACCACGGTCAAGAGCGAGGCTGGCGGCCTGGGCCTGGATGAAACCTCCTTCTCAGTGCCAACCTCTCCCATCTCGCTGTCAACGCCGCTGATCGACAAGGAGACGGCTAACTCGGTGCCCACCAGCCCGGAGCCCAGTTCGCTGGTCCCAGAGTTGAGCAGCGGGGCTGGCGCCGGAGCCGTCGTGGTGCGCCGACACAACGGGCATGTGGTGCGGAAGTGCGATGCCGCCGGTTTCCGCACCAGCAAGTCCGAGGACCATCTGCAGCAGATCCAGCGCGAGGGCATCGCCGCTGTGATACCCATCGACATCGATGAGGATGTGAATAGCTCGCTGAACACGCTGCTGGACACGCGTCAGGACTCCGAGGACTCGCAG GCTTCGGATCGCGACCGGATCGTGTGGACCTATAATGCCCCACTGCAGCCGCACCAACTGGCGGCCCTccagcgacagcagcaactgcaagaGCAGCAAttccaacagcaacagcagcaactccagcagcaacatcagcagcaacatcagcagcagcagctccagcagcagcaacagcagcagcagcaactctaCGGTCAGCAATCGCATTCAAATTCACATTCAAGTTCCATTAGTTCGTCGCCCCAGCACTCGGCTGTGGGCAGTCCGGCCTCGCCCACGTCGGTTTCCTCGTCGGTGATGTCCTCGTCAGGCTCCAAGGGCGCCCTGGGcctgggcagcagcagcaacggtCCCATGGCCGCcgtgcagcaacaacagcagcgggAGCAGGGCGGCCAGGTCGCGCATCCGCCCAGCGGTATTCCCGGCCTGCTGAGCTGCCCAGGCGGCGTGCCCGGGAACaatggtggtggtggaggcatctgtggtggtggtggcaaCAACGATCAGAGCGTCTCAGAGGCCATTTCGAATATATCTAGTCCCGACTACCAAGACGACGATAACTTATTAAGCTCTCGCGATATTCTAGGCGGCATGGTACTTAGCGATCCCAGTGACTCGGACTCGACCATCCTCGTCTCGGACGCGGCCGCccagcagcgccagcagctcaagcagcagctgcgcgcccagcagcaacagcagaggGACAGGGAGCGGGAgagggatcgggatcgggaacAGTCCGAGCACAAGGTGGTCATCCAAGTGCGGGGACTggacagcaacagcagcggtgGCGGCAACGGCCGATCCGAGGAGGATGTGGTCACGCTGACGGACGAGCCGCTGGGCACGATGAACGTCGGTATGCGGGACGCCTCGCCACCCGTTTCCGACGATGGCAGCGATGTGGAGTCGCTCCACTCTTATCACTACTCGCCCAAGGCCGTGGACATGCCCTCGGCCATTCGCCTGGCCAAAAGACTGTACTCTCTCGACGGTTTCAAGAAGAGTGATGTGTCGCGACACCTCAGCAAAAA CAACGACTTTAGTCGAGCGGTGGCCGATGAGTATCTCAAGCATTTCACCTTCGAGAAGAAGTCCCTGGACCAAGCGCTGCGTGAGTTCCTGCAGCAGTTCTCACTGTCCGGCGAAACGCAGGAACGGGAGCGGGTGCTGGTGCACTTTTCCAAGCGCTTCCTCGACTGCAATCCCGGCACCTTCAACTCGCAGGACGCTGTGCACACGCTGACCTGTGCCATAATGCTGCTGAACACGGATCTGCACGGCCAGAACATGAATCGCAAGATGAGCTGTGCGGAGTTCGTCGACAACCTGGCAGATCTCAACGATGGCGAGAACTTTCCCAAGGATGTGCTAAAGTCGCTTTACCAGGCCATTAAGACCAAGCCGCTGGAGTGGGCGCT AGACGAAGAGGCGGGAGATCTGCAGCAGCAAAGAGCCAACAATAGTGCCCTGGGGAATGTGGGACAGAATCCCTTCCTCGATCCCCCAGAATTGGCCACTGCTGTGGAGTACAAAAAAGGCTATGTGATGCGTAAATGCTGCTACGACAGCAGCTTTAAGAAAA CTCCCTTTGGAAAACGCTCTTGGAAGATGTTCTACTGCACGCTGCGTGATCTTGTGCTGTATTTGCATAAGGATGAGCACGGTTTTCGGAAAAGTCAA ATGTCCGACAATCTGCACAATGCAATACGCATACATCACGCACTGGCCACCAAGGCCAACGACTACACCAAGAAGCAACATGTGTTCCGTCTGCAGACGGCCGACCAGGCCGAATATCTGTTCCAGACCAGCGACTCCAAGGAGCTGCAGTCGTGGGTTGAGACGATCAATTATGTGTGCGCCGCGATATCAGCGCCTCCGCTCGAGGGAGGCGTGGGCAGCCAGAAGCGGTTCCAGCGGCCACTCCTGCCCAGCAAACAGTCCAAACTGTTGCTG AAGGAGCAGTTGGATTCGCACGAGGTGCAGTTGGCCCAGTTGGACCAGGAGCTCAACGAGCACAAGAAGGGTCCGATTCCCAGCAAGGGCTTGGCTTTGCAGAACTACAAGGAGAAGGAGAGCTACCTGCAGTACGAA CTGAGGCGCTACCGCACCTATGTGAGCATCCTGAGCGCCAAGATGCTAGCtgaccagcagcagctggagctgCAGGCCCAGCAGCCTGCTCCGGGGGCGCACGAGGAAGAGGCCGACACATTCCCAGTGGGCACCACCGCCTGCCCGCCATCCACGCCGCAAAGTATTAACCAGAAGGATCTGCAGAAGGAGCAGCAACAGCCAACGAACAG AGCTCCCAGGATCTCAGTGTCGACCAATGTGGGTTGGCGCAAGCTGTTCTGGGACTCCGTGTGCTGCGGTGTTTTGTTGTGTTGCTGGCATTACTGTGCTGTTATCACTGTTATCACCTAA